GCTTGCACCAGAGACTGCAGCAATAAAACGGAAGATGAAGAATGTCGTTGCGCAGCAAAAATGAAGATTCATGCAGAAACATCCACATTCAATCTTACCCTTTTTGATGCACACGTAAACCTGCTTCGTACACAAACAGAAGCTATGAGTGCAGCACTTTCCGGAGTTGATTCACTTACTGTTACCCCATTCGACAAAGCTTATCAGACTCCTGATGACTTTTCAGAACGCATTGCACGAAACCAGCAATTACTTTTGAAAGAGGAATCTAACTTCGATAAAGTTGTTGACCCTGCTGCAGGTTCTTACTATATTGAAAACCTTACAACCTCTATCGCTCAACAAGCATGGAGCATATTCTTAAAGGTTGAAGACGAAGGCGGATTCTATGCAGCTGTGAAAGCAGGAAGTGTGCAGACTGATATCAACGAATCAGGAAAAGCAAGACATATTGCCGTTTCAAACCGCAAAGAAGTTCTTTTAGGGACTAATCAGTTCCCTAATTTTAGTGAAAAAGCCGGAGATAAGAGACCTGTTAATAACAATTGTTGCAAAGAAGGCGATTCTTGTGAATGCACAGTTCCTGTGCTTAATTTTGATCGCGCTGCCAGCGAATTTGAGACATTGCGTTTACAAACAGAAGCTGCCAGCCATCGTCCTAAAGCATTTATGCTGACTATAGGTAATTTAGCTATGCGTCAGGCAAGAGCTCAGTTTGCTTGTAACTTCCTGGGTTGTGCCGGTTATGAAACTGTTGATAATCTTGGATTCGAAACTGTAGAAGAAGGAGTAGAAGCCGCTATGGAAGCAAAAGCTGATATCGTGGTTCTTTGTTCCAGTGACGATGAATATGCAGAAAATGCTATTCCGGCATTAAAAGCAGTTAATGGCCGCGCAATGTTTATAGTTGCCGGTGCTCCTGCATGCATGGACGCTCTGAAAGCTGAAGGCATTGAAAACTTCATCCACGTTCGTGTCAATGTTTTGGATACCTTGAAACAATATAATGCTAAATTAGGAATAAAGTAAAAATCATGAGACCAGATTTTAAAAATATAGATATATATGCCGGATTCAAGCACGAAAATGGTGCTGAATGGCAAAAGGCTAATGGCATTGAAGCTAACTGGAAAACTCCGGAGCATATTGATGTTAAACCTGTTTACACGAAAGAAGACCTTGAAGGAATGGAACACCTTAATTATGCTGCAGGTATCCCTCCTTATTTACGTGGTCCTTATTCAGTAATGTACACTCTTCGCCCCTGGACTATCCGTCAATATGCCGGATTTTCTACTGCAGAAGAATCAAATGCGTTCTATCGCAGAAACCTTGCTTCCGGGCAAAAAGGATTATCCGTAGCATTCGACTTACCTACACACCGTGGATATGACCCTGATCATGAGCGTGTAGTAGGTGATGTAGGTAAAGCGGGTGTTTCTATCTGTTCACTGGAAAACATGAAAACTTTATTCGATGGTATTCCATTAAATAAAATGTCTGTTTCAATGACAATGAACGGGGCTGTTCTTCCTATCCTTGCTTTTTACATTAATGCAGGATTGGAACAGGGAGCTAAACTTGAAGAAATGGCCGGAACAATTCAGAATGATATTCTAAAGGAATTCATGGTGCGTAACACATACATCTACCCACCAGCATTTTCTATGAAGATTATTTCTGATATCTTTGAATATACTTCTCAGAAAATGCCTAAGTTCAATTCTATTTCTATATCCGGTTATCACATGCAGGAAGCAGGTGCTACCGCAGATATTGAATTAGCATATACCTTAGCCGACGGATTGGAATATCTTCGTGCAGGTGTTGCTGCTGGGATTAATATTGATGCGTTTGCACCACGTTTATCTTTCTTCTGGGCAATAGGAACTAATCATTTTATGGAAATAGCCAAAATGCGTGCTGCACGTATGTTATGGGCTAAGATTGTAAAACAGTTCAATCCAAAGAACCCAAAATCTCTGGCATTACG
This genomic interval from uncultured Bacteroides sp. contains the following:
- the mutA gene encoding methylmalonyl-CoA mutase small subunit translates to MADSKEKLFSNFSPVGTGQWMEKVTADLKGADFEKKLVWKTNEGFKVKPFYRMEDLEGLKTTDNLPGEFPYLRGTKKDNVWMVRQNIHVDCPKEANAKALDILNKGVDSLGFNIEWKDINADYIETLLNDICAECVELNFSTCQSHVVELAQLLVAYFEKKNYDLTKLQGSINYDYFDKMLSKGKEKGDLVQTAKELIEATKSLPFFKVINVNALSLNNAGAYISQELGYALAWGNEYINMLVEAGIPATVAAKKIKFNFGISSNYFLEIAKFRAARMLWANIVSSYNPACTRDCSNKTEDEECRCAAKMKIHAETSTFNLTLFDAHVNLLRTQTEAMSAALSGVDSLTVTPFDKAYQTPDDFSERIARNQQLLLKEESNFDKVVDPAAGSYYIENLTTSIAQQAWSIFLKVEDEGGFYAAVKAGSVQTDINESGKARHIAVSNRKEVLLGTNQFPNFSEKAGDKRPVNNNCCKEGDSCECTVPVLNFDRAASEFETLRLQTEAASHRPKAFMLTIGNLAMRQARAQFACNFLGCAGYETVDNLGFETVEEGVEAAMEAKADIVVLCSSDDEYAENAIPALKAVNGRAMFIVAGAPACMDALKAEGIENFIHVRVNVLDTLKQYNAKLGIK